Genomic DNA from Nitrosarchaeum sp.:
CCAGGAGTGAATATTCAACTTGAACCAAACCAAATTACTCTCAATGGGAAAGACCATATTCTCAATGTCACTGTGCATGTTTCAAAAAATGCTCCATCAAGCAAGTATGATGTAAACCTTGTAGGTGTCTGGCATGAAGAAGGTAAAATTCCTAACTTTATGGGAACATCATTTTTACTTCATATTGGAAGTGATGAAACATCATATGAAATAATTGGACTAGATTACAGGAATAATCCTAACGTTCCATTGTTAATTTCAGTTGAAAAGTCTGGTTATGACATGTGCGATTCTTGGACTGCGAAGATTATTGATGTTTTGCATAATTCAACTGTATGGGAAAAAGATTATTCTAAGGGATGTGTTATGGTGGAACCTACTATACTACACAAGTTTGAGTATGAAATAACTAACAAGAATAATCCTTTAATTATTTCAGAAATTGGAGATTATGTATTTCAAATAATTATTGGTGATACATATCTTGAAAAAGACTTTATCGTTAGAAATAATTTTAGTGGAGGCACATTGGATAAAATAATTTATCCTGTACCGTGGGAAACTAGATCTCCATTAAAACAATTCAAAGACGGAATTAATCCCAAAGTAATTCACTGTAATGATGAATTAGTTCTTATTCAAAAATATGATGAAACTCCTGCATGTGTACTATCCGAATCGGTTCCAAAACTAATACAAAGAAATTGGATAAAGATAGAAAATATGACATCAGAAAGCTCAAGACTTTGTTATGATGTTCCTGATGGAGGATTATGTAAAGCCTCAATTGAGAAATATTATTTTGATTGGGAGTCAAAATCCTGCAAATCTTTTACATGGGGAGGCTGTGGAGGAACAGTGCCTTTTGACACTATGAAATTATGTCAAAATCTATGCAATTAGGAGCAATAGAAAATGAAGACAGTTACAATCATGGTACTTACATCTGCCATTGTTCTACTTGGAGTAATATCAGGAGTTGTTATTTTGCAAAATAGCTATTACTCTCATGAACCTATAATTGGTCAAAATGACTTGGCCTGTTTTACTGTATGGAGAGTTCAACTAAACTCTGATGTCGATTATAAAACACTAGAGAAAATTTTACGAAATAAAATTGCGGAATTTGGTTTTGTATATGATATTGATCAAAGAGAAATTACACTTGAAAACATTGGAAAGAACCGTGTCAAAATTACAGTAGAAGGTACATGGTGGTCAGATC
This window encodes:
- a CDS encoding BPTI/Kunitz-type proteinase inhibitor domain-containing protein encodes the protein MKTRYLFLIVLFIGISISVTSNQFVDARSIAPFSFNLADEIMYDGILFYVDEAKTHFEVSNGKTSTFPLIISSRVSDGTIVDFHATVNNDQMGKIVFPPGVNIQLEPNQITLNGKDHILNVTVHVSKNAPSSKYDVNLVGVWHEEGKIPNFMGTSFLLHIGSDETSYEIIGLDYRNNPNVPLLISVEKSGYDMCDSWTAKIIDVLHNSTVWEKDYSKGCVMVEPTILHKFEYEITNKNNPLIISEIGDYVFQIIIGDTYLEKDFIVRNNFSGGTLDKIIYPVPWETRSPLKQFKDGINPKVIHCNDELVLIQKYDETPACVLSESVPKLIQRNWIKIENMTSESSRLCYDVPDGGLCKASIEKYYFDWESKSCKSFTWGGCGGTVPFDTMKLCQNLCN